In Halolamina litorea, the genomic window GCGACGAAGCCCCCTTCCGTCTCGATGCGGGTCGTCGCGTAGCCGTACCACGTCACCTGCAGGCCGTCGTGGCGAACCGTCATGGCTCCGGGTCGGGTCGGGCCGGCCTTAGGCGTACGCTTCCCGGCCGAGCCTCAAGCGTCGTCCTCGCCGTCGACGCCGCCCGCGAGGCGCTCCACGCGCTCGGCGGTGTCGGCGTCGGCGGGGGTCTTGTCGTCCCGGACCTCGACGAACCGCGGGAACCGCAGCGCGTAGCCGGCGCCGTAGGTCGGCGACTCCTGGATCTCCTCGTAGCCGACCTCGAAGACGACCTCGGGCCGGAACTCGACGGTCTGGCCGTCCTCGCTCACGACGTGGGGTTCGAGAAGTTCAGTGAGTTCGGCCAGTCGTTCGTCGGTGATCCCCGTGGCGACCTTGCCGACGGTCTCGTAGCCCTCGTCGGCGCCGACGGCGAGCAGGAACGTTCCGAACTCGTTGGCCCGCCGGCCCTCTCCCCACTCCGCACCGATGACGACGCAGTCGAGGGTCTCCACGTCCGGCTTGCGCTTGAGCCAGTCTTGTCCCCGGTCGCCGGGGGTGTACGTCGACGCGGGGCGTTTGAGCATGATCCCCTCGTGGCCGGCGTCGAGCGCTTCCTGCTCGAACGCCTCCACTTCCCCGGCGTCGTCGCTGTAGAGGACTTCGCTGGCGGCGTCGGGCAGGAGGTCGGTCAGGTGGTCGTGGCGCTCCCGGAACGGCGAGTCGAGCAGGTCGGCTCCCTCTCCACCGTCGGTGCCGTCGCCCGCGCGGCCGTCGAGCAGGCAGTCGAACGCGTGGAGTTCGAGTTCGACCTCCTCGCGCATCCGATCCACGTCGTGTTTCCGGCGGAACCGCCGCAGCACCTCCTGAAACGGGAGGGGGCCGCCGTCGTCGTCGACGGCGACGACCTCGCCGTCGAGGATCGCCGGCGCGTCGAGGCGTTCCTCGGCGAACTCCCGGATCTCGGGGAGCGCGTCGGTCACCTCCGAGGTGTTCCGGGAGTAGAGCCGAACCGTTGGGTCGTCGGGTGTCGGCTCACGGCCGGCGGCGGGCGGGGCGATCCCGTCGGGGTGGTGGTGGAGTTGCACGCGCGCGCCGTCGAACTTGATCTCGGCCGCCACTTCCTCCCAGGACTCCAGCGCGCCGGTGACGGTGCCGGCCTGTGCGAGCATCGACTGGACCGGGCGGCCGACGGTAAGGCCCATTTCGCTGAGGCCGTCCTCGCCCTCGTCGCGGGCGACCTCGGCGACGAGGCCGTAGTCGTTGCTCACCTGCAGGGCGTCGGCGACCAGTTCGGCGTCGACCTCGAACGCCTCGCTGATGGCGTCGCGGACGGTCCCCTCGCCGACGCCGAGGCGCATCTCCCCCAGCACGAGTCGGGCGAGGTAGCGTGCTTCGTCGTCACTCACGCGGGAGAAGAGGCCGAACAGGGTCGCCAGTTTGGTGTCCTCGCTGCCGGCACCCTCGGCGGCGGCGACCTCGCGGAGCGCGTCGTCGACCTCGGCGAGCGTGGGTCCGTCGTCGCCGCCGGCGTCGCCCCCGCCCGCGGCGAAGGCAGCGAGTCCCTGCTGACCGCCCAGGTCGAGGCCGGCGGCGACGACACCGATCTCCCCCTCGTCGGCCAGTCGCTCCTCCACGTCGTCGGCGGTGACGTTCGTGCCGGCGGCTTTCGCCAGCGCCGCGTAACAGAGGCGCGGGCCGATGTCGAGGGTCCGGCTGTCCCAGCCCGGGAACACCCGGCCCATGAGGAAGCGCGCGATGACGGGGAGTTCGTCGGTGTCGGCCGCCCGGAACAGGGCCGCGACCAGCGAGACGGTC contains:
- the ligA gene encoding ATP-dependent DNA ligase LigA, coding for MQFAAFADRAAELEAEPADLETVSLVAALFRAADTDELPVIARFLMGRVFPGWDSRTLDIGPRLCYAALAKAAGTNVTADDVEERLADEGEIGVVAAGLDLGGQQGLAAFAAGGGDAGGDDGPTLAEVDDALREVAAAEGAGSEDTKLATLFGLFSRVSDDEARYLARLVLGEMRLGVGEGTVRDAISEAFEVDAELVADALQVSNDYGLVAEVARDEGEDGLSEMGLTVGRPVQSMLAQAGTVTGALESWEEVAAEIKFDGARVQLHHHPDGIAPPAAGREPTPDDPTVRLYSRNTSEVTDALPEIREFAEERLDAPAILDGEVVAVDDDGGPLPFQEVLRRFRRKHDVDRMREEVELELHAFDCLLDGRAGDGTDGGEGADLLDSPFRERHDHLTDLLPDAASEVLYSDDAGEVEAFEQEALDAGHEGIMLKRPASTYTPGDRGQDWLKRKPDVETLDCVVIGAEWGEGRRANEFGTFLLAVGADEGYETVGKVATGITDERLAELTELLEPHVVSEDGQTVEFRPEVVFEVGYEEIQESPTYGAGYALRFPRFVEVRDDKTPADADTAERVERLAGGVDGEDDA